The Aspergillus fumigatus Af293 chromosome 5, whole genome shotgun sequence nucleotide sequence GATAGGGTTTGAAGGACCATTGATGACGGCGATAGAAGCGATCTTGCCTGAAGCGGGCGTACGCTTGATGACAGCGCCAGATGTCGTGTTCAGGCTCACTGAGCTACCATCGTCGACGTACACAGTGGCGTACCCAGGTTGAGTGAGGATGGCCTTCACGTTCCAGCTGTCTGATTCAGCAGCCTTGACGCTCCAAGAGACAACGCCGTGATTTCCGGTGTCGATGCCATACACTCGTCCATTCTCAGTAGCTACAACGACAGTTTTGCTGAGTCCAAAGCCATCAAGGCTCGAAACTTCGTCGCTGAGAATACTAGTCAGAATACGCTTAGGTAGTTCCTTCAGCCACTCTGGAAGATGTTGCAGGTCTCTGGCGTGGCGCTTAACGCGATGGATATAGGCCTTGTATAAGCTCTCATGCCCCTCAACTTCCAATTCATGAGCGAGATCTTCCTGGTATTCTTCCTCAGCCCAGGAAGCGGCAACCGCTCCATTCAATGCCTCGTACCTCGTCCATTCAGTTTGGCCGTTCCGAATGAGTTGCCAGTCACCCGACGACAAGACTGTTGCGGACCGAACAGCGACGGCGTCCCCCTTAGCGACTACTTCTGATACAGCATGCTGGGCGTGCTCAGTCGTAGGCGCCTGCAGCGGCCATCTGCCCAGGACTCCATGAGAGGCAGATGAGACAATCACAGCCTCCGACTGGGTGATGCGGGTAAAGTAGACATTGGCATCAATGTTACTCGTCGCGAAGGCTGATCTCTCTTGCACACGAGGCAGACTATATGCTTTGGAAACGGTCGCCGAGGTCAGATCGATGTGATACACTTCCGCCCAGGAGCTGGAGTCCGTTTCATAGTGGACAAGGAAATGCGGCAAAGAGTTAAGCTTCTTCGGGGTATGGACTTCAATCGACCTAATTTCCTCGCCGCTCGTATTATCAATGTGGAGTGTATTCACTTGCTTCAGGCCAATCTGGTTGATTTTCAAAGCTTTCTGTGCCTTGTCCGTCCAAATGATGACTGGAGAAGCGGTGTTGGCGCCGACGAAGAGAATCGACTCCGGTCCAGACACGTCACTCTCCGTGTTCAAAATGTGCTGCCGAGTCTGTCGGCCGGTAAGAGGATCCAATGAAGTGATTTTTATTCTGTAGCCCTTGAGCAGGCCCGACTGTAGAGAGATGTAGAAGACCTCGGTTGCGGAGGATGATATTTGGAAGGGAATGTCACCACTGAATTGGGCCAAAGAAAGGCATTAGCGACAGTATATTTCACCGGTCGATCCATCTTACCTATCATCCTTAAACTCCCACTTCACATCCCCAGATTCAGAATCCAGTCTCCGGAGAACACCTGCCTTGTGACCGTACAGTGCGATCGCATCTCGAGCCGATGAAGTCGCGCCGGCATCTTCGAGCTCCAACAGCTCGAGGTCGATCACAGGCTCACCGGCGAACCAATTCTCCCAGATCAATTTTCCGTCCAAAGCACTCCATGAAGAGATATAATCGCCCACTGCGCTGACCATCGCATTCGATCCGTCCGAGGCACGCAGGAACGACTGAACCTGGCCATCGTCCTTCGAGAGCAATGATCGGGAAACGTTCTGTCTCCAAACCAGTGAGCCATCTCTCGGGTTCACTGCACCAAGAAGCAGTTTCTGTGAGAGAGTATAGAGCAGCGAGGCATtagaggaggaggaaggcttgaggaagaaagtCGAGTGTGATGAGGGAGTGCCCAGGAGCGCATGGTGGAAATCGATATGATTGACCTCATCAGGATAAATGGCCACCGTTGAGGGAACGCATGATGTGAGCAGCAAGAGTGCCACCCGTAGCCACATTTTCATAACCTCAGCTCCAAACGGTCATTGGAGGTTCAAGGTAGGCTGTTGGACAGTTAAGGAGTCGGTGGTCGACAGGTATCTgatggcggagatgatgatgccacTGTTGATTGGTGGTGCGGGCGGTGATGAACACTAAGCTGAGTTCGAGCTACGATGCTACAGACTGTTTATCCCACAACACTGGCAACGAAGAATGAGAAGTCGACGCTCTATATACAGATGAACTGATAAATTACATGGAAGCTTGGAAGTAACCCCTTAAGCTTGGCCAAAACAGGCCTTGTTCGCTGCTTCAACAacttccttctctccctcgGTCATGTCACCAGTGACTTCCCAAGGCTTTGCGCCCATACCCATGGCTCGCAGGCCATCAGAGTTGACAGAAGACCAGTCCAATGCACCCTTAAAACCTGCCTCACCCGGACCTCCGGCGCCGGGAAAATCCCAAGGTGGTGAATAGGCGAGAGCCGCGTTCCGCTGCTTGAGGAGATAATCCACATTCATCTCGCACATTGGAGTGGCAGGGATATAGAGGACGCTGGAGTCACCATTCCCCTTATGTTCCTTGTCCACGGAATGCAACGAGTCGCAGTGCCAAGCGACATAATCTCCCGGTTCGACCTCTGGAACCGAAACCATGGTGGTGTCTAGTTCAAGGTGAGGATGGGTAACTGGATTGTATTCTTGGCAAGCACCTGGCACGGAACCTGGAAACGTGGCGTCCAGGTTGGGCTGCAATGTCTTCGCATCGAAAAATGGACGCAGAATGGTATAGGCAGTGCTCTGAATGAGCATAGGGCAAACATGCAACGAGCCTTCTCCAGGGCCAGTGTTGGACATCGAAAGCCAGCCCTGGAAGAATCTCAGCATAGAACATGCTCCCGCTCCATTGTACAAATCCATCTTAGCGGAAACTCGGTGCTTCGCATCCCAAGGGTCGTATTCTTCCCATTTGCCCTCCAAGATCTTGGTGTAGACCCGCGAATACTCGGGATCCTCCCAACGCTCGAGTGAACCCCCATCCACATGGGGACCAAGCGAGAATTTACCATCTCCCGGCTGCCTGATACGGAGGCGGTCCGCATATGTCAGAGGATATCTGGTAGATATCCGAGTCGCCGGGTCAGATGAATGCCAGAGACGCTGCAAGAAACGCTGAGTTTCGAGCATGTTCGGATGTGCTCGTGCCTCGGCCTGCGAGGGAGTCCAGTACAGTTCGAAGACAGCGGGTGAATCAGGCGGAAAGGCCTTGACTCGCTCCTTATTCGCAGCGACATACTCTTCAACCCTGTTTTTCCAACCTCGAGCTTCTTTTCGAGGGATCACATTTCGGATCACGACAGATCCGCGGTGCAATATCTCAGCAAGGGCTCTATCCGAGACTCTGCCGGACACAATGTCTGCATATTGTACCGATGGTATAACCTGCTGGCCGTCAGCATCCAGTGAAAATAGATCACAGTGCATTGCGGGATGACGTACATCGctgcccttgaccttgatctcATGCACCTCTTTCTCTAGGCTTTCAAGGAGTCTTTTCCAGCTTTGCACTAGAGccttctcattcttctcgAACAGTTTTTGTTTCAGTTCCTTGAACCGTGGAGGCAGTGGTTCCGGTTTGTAGTCAGGTCGCAAGCTTGGAAAAACACTGGAAATGTCCCCGGCGGCCTTGGTCATATTTGATGTTATTGTTGGCGTAGAGGCAGCACGAACGGCCGCTCTAGACACAAGTTTCGACGCCGACATACTGATGAAATGCTTGCTCGTAATAGACTGTTGCACTGTGTTTCATACTTCAACTCGAAACCTTTCCCTGACTTATATATTTTGTTGCCATCCATTTGACAGTATAGATCGGTGGAGAACTGGGCGGGATACCGCAAATGGTAGGCGGCACGCTTTCTGAATACGGCAAGTATCCGCCACGATGCGGAGTATGAGCAAACCGACATGATTAACAGAACATGCTCTTCGGCTTTTTTAATTCAAGGCAAATGGATACGATCCACATTTAATTTACCATGGAAGAAACCAAAAGCCATGCGACAAACTTGAATAAAAAGTAATGTTGTGAAAGTAGGACATCATTATCTGTAAGTCGGCATTCTTCCGGGTTGGAGCAGTCACCCTCGGGCCAATTCAACCCCGCGCATCCCCTCAATCCATAGATTCAAGGTGATACGACAGCAAGGAATCAGCAGGATTCTCCGACAGGGGGCTTGTAATGCTATGGCATTTAAGCGTAGACCTGTCAACCTTGGGAGAAGTCTTCTTCTCAACCAAACTTCACCTTGAACCTTCAACAAACATGGCTTTCTCCGTCAAAGGAAAATCCGCCATTGTAACGGGTGCAGGTTCAGGTAATTCAACCATCTGAGACCCTCACTACATGTATATCTCGCTAAAACCCTCATAGGCATCAACTTATGTTTCGCCAAACTCCTGCTTGAGAATGGGTGCAACGTTCTAATCGCAGACCTGGCCCTTCGACCTGAGGCGCAGGAGGTGGTGAATTATTATTCCAGTCAACCAAGCAGACCCAATCGAGCTGTTTTCCAGAAAACAGATGTCGTCGACTGGGAGCAGCTAGAGAGAATGTTTGAGGTTGCGGTGAGAGAGTTTGGTGATGTCGACATTGTATGTCCAGGTGCTGGAATCTACGAACCGGTAAGTCGTGCACGGCTGGTCTTACCTCCGACTCATATTGTGAGCTGTTTGCTGACGGCTCTCAGCACTGGTCCAATTTCTGGCGACCTCCGGGGGCTCCCGAAAGCCGTGATCCACGAGATGGAGGTCGATACGCTTTGCTAGATATCAATCTGACTCATCCAATCCGCACAACTCAGTTGGCTATATCTCACTTTCTGCGCAATCGAAGTAGCAAAAGACCGAAGCATATCATCCATATTTCCAGTATTGCAGGGCAGAGCCCAGCACTGGCTGCGCCAATATATGTAGCTACGAAACACGCGATCAATGGTCTGGTGCGATCGTTGGCCAAGCTGGACAGCAAATTTGGCATTCGGGTGACTGCTGTTGCCCCGGGAGTCATCAAAACACCACTATGGACGGATCATCCGGAGAAACTGAAGATGGTTGACGACAAAGCCGACGAATGGGTAACCCCGGAGGAGGTGGCTGAGGTGATGCTAGCTCTCATCCAGCAGGACAGTGTCAGCGAAATTATCGGAGACAAATCAGGCCAAGGCACTCAATTCCCTGTGCAAGGGGGAACCATCTTGGAAGTCTCCAAGAGCGTTCGCGCTGTCAGTCCATTCAATGACCCAGGGCCAGCAGGACGACGGGGAAACACTGTGTCGGACATGGCCAAGGTAGAGGATGAGGTATATGATTTGCTTTCGACGGAAGGATGGGGAGCACCAAAGACAAAGCTCTAGTTCTACATCATGTAGCTACAGTGGGGAATATGATGAACACTTTGATAGTTGACAGGAATATGGAGATATGGTATGGAGCACGGAGTCGATCCGCAGATAACCGTGCGATAAGGAGATGATCAGTCAGCCACGCTAAACCCAGATGGGCCGGAATTGTCCTCCGCTTTCTGTCGTAAGTCTGGCTGGGCCTGGCACCATCTCATCTCCAGTCATCATTTCATCCCCGGCCTCCCTGATGTAGCCCCTTCAGAGTTGACCTTCTTATTTTCACATCTTTCACTCGTTTACACTTCTTTCTTGGGACTTCTATTTCCCCCCTCTGCTGGTCTGAGTTGTTATGTTGGACTACTCCCATCGCACCTTCAGTTGGTGATAACGACTTTTAGAACAGCCCTCGTGCCCACTGCCCTTATCAGTTACAAGATCATCTCCACACCCTCACCAAGGATGATGGGAGAGGATACTGTAGTCGGGGTCGGGCCCGGCGATGGACTCCGGAATTCATCGCGACGGTATTGTTGATCTGATACCACTTTATATGTTTTGGGCGGACTTGTTGCTAATCAGTGGCTACTTTGCTTAGACGTGGAGCACGGGGGAAACGACCATCAGGGTTTCAAGGTGATGCCAGTTGGATCAGCTGTGTGATCAACCTTGTCAATACGAGTAAGTTATACTGATTGGGGCATCGGGGTTTCTTATATTTCCGGAGCTGATAGAACCGTGTCTCAACAGTCATCGGTGCCGGCGTTCTGGCGATGCCGCTCGCCATCTCTCGCATGGGAATGGCCCTCGGTATCTGCGTCATTCTCTGGTCTGGAATGACCGCTGGGCTCGGCCTCTACCTTCAGGCTCGATGCGCACAGTACCTCGATCGAGGCAGCTCGTCTTTCTTCGCCCTATCGCAGCTCACATATCCCAATGCCGCCGTTGTTTTTGACGCTGCTATCGCGATCAAATGTTTTGGAGTGGGGGTCAGTtacctcatcatcattggtGACCTGATGCCAGATGTGGTACAAGGCTTCGTTGGTACCACTCCGGCATATGACTTCTTGGTGGACCGGCATTTCTGGGTTACTGCTTTCATGTTCGTTGTCTAGCAACTCCCAAGTTGAGTTGGACCTGTGCTGACCACTCCTCCAAGGCTAATTGTCATCCCTCTCTCTTATCTCCGACGTCTGGACTCACTGAAGTATACGAGTATCGCCGCTCTGGTGTCAATGGGTTACCTGGTCATACTGGTTGTCTATCATTTTGTCAAGGGAGACACAATGGACGAACGAGGCCCCGTTCGTCTGATTCACTGGGCTGGTCCCGTCCCGGCGCTCAGTAGTCTTCCGGTCATCGTCTTTGCATTCACGTGTCATCAGAATGTAGGCCGCCTGCACGGTTTTGACTGCAGACATAGCATGCTGACAGGAAGCAGATGTTCTCTATCTTAAACGAAATTAGCAACAACAGTCACTTCCGTGTGACAGGTGTTGTGCTAGCCAGTATCGGAAGCTCCGCAGCGACCTACATTCTCGTGGCTATCACAGGCTATCTCTCTTTCGGAGACAATGTCGGGGGTAACATTGTGAGCATGTATCCGCCAGGCGTTTGGGCGACCGTTGGACGTGCCGCTATCGTCATGCTTGTCATGTTCTCATATCCGCTTCAATGCCACCCGTGTCGAGCCTCTATTGATGCAGTGCTTCGCTGGAGACCTAAGCCTGCCGCTGGAAACGACAACTTGCCTCACCATCACCCTCTGCTTGGGCCAAGGGGCCACCGGGCTCCCGAGCCCATGAGCGATCTGCGGTTCTCACTCATTACGACGACCATTCTTATCCTAAGCTATATCGTGGCGATGACCGTTTCCTCGCTCGAAGCGGTATTGGCCTACGTTGGTAGCACCGGAAGTACCAGCATCAGCTTCATTCTTCCTGGTCTTTTCTACTACAAAATCTCATCTCCCGACTCACCAACCCATCAGCGACTCAtgaaagaagatgacgaagcAGTTGACAACATTCTTTCTGATGACGACAACTCCGACGAAAATGGTATTGAGGGCGGCCAGAACCTTCCACTTACCGACAGCGCAATTCTCCGACTTACCAACCGACACTGGCGCCGTGGCTTGCTGCGGAAGTTGAGCTTAGCGCTCGTGGTATACGGCATCCTTGTCATGATCGTGTGTTTGATTGTGAATACATTCTTCATAGCTTCACAATGAGAACGTCATGTCACTATGTGATGAATATGGTCGCATGCTGTTGTCTCCCTTTCATGATAAACCTGATTCGGATTGTTCCATTGCTTTTCCTCCCGCGTTCACTTCGTCATTTTTTTAGGAGCAGGCGTGTCTGGACAACTTCCCTCGTTTCATAGTGTGACTTGACCGAAACCCCTTCCTTTCTATGTTACCTACTTGTTCACTGCTTGCAACTCTGTCGTGGCGATACCAACCATAGGCGTTGGAAGGCCAGTCTGGATCGGCCTCGCTGATATGTCTGCATTTTTCAAAGGTTCTTACACTTTAGACCATGTTTACCTTTTACTTGATAGATTTAAGTTCATTCCATTGAGCCGTGGAATCATCATACCATGAATGCTTCTTGATCAGGCGAATGGTGTTCGCTTTCATAGTATGATGACAGCTTATTATGTTACCAGGAACTAGTACCAGGAAATTTTTGACCTACTTGTCACTCATGTATCTGTTCACAAATCATTGCTTGAGATTCGGGATATAAGCTGACAATCTAAACGGTACTGCTGTCACAAGTAAGAATTTCCTGGTTCCTATTATGATAGAGATTCAGTCATCGGCTAGAACCCCGACTGGAGCAAAGCAGCAGGAAAAAGGAGTGCAAAGGGGAACACTCATTAATAGAATACGGGATGAAATCATGGTCAAGGGGAGCGAACGAAAATAGTCAAGGTGTGATAGTTAGCCCGGAACGTTGCAGATTAAACCGCCAATAGTGCTGTCATCTTCAATTCGTTATTGCTAGAGCATTGGCGAGATGGAGCATAGGGTGTGTTTGATCATCTGTATATTTGACTGGTGGCCACCGCGCATGATGTATCCATATCGAAATCACTTACTGATTATTCTGGTTGTTCAAAATCCGCAGAATAGCCAGGAACAGGTTGAGGATGTCCAGGTAAAGCGAGATGGCAGcggcaatctcctcctcaacatGGTAATGGCGCATAACCAGCTGAGTATCGACGAGGATATAAGCTGAGAAGATCAGCGCCGCCAGACCGCCGTAAATCAGCTCCGCCGTGCTGTTGTACGGGAAGAACGCCGACATGAACCCGAAGAGAATCAGGAACCACAGGGCCCCAAAGAGGTAGGGCATCCAGTTCGTGAAGTCGTATTTGGTCTGGCAGGCGAACAGGGTGAGCGCGACGAAGATGCCCAGGGCGAGGATGAGCGCttggatgacgatgcgggCGTCATAGAAGGAGGTCACGACGCTGATGGAGTAGGCTTCTAGCAGGGTGAAGGcggaaaggaagaggaggttgGCCGGATAGCTCTTGCGCTTCCAGTACGTGACGAGCATGAAGCCTAGGGCGCCGAAGACGGAGACCATCATAAGCCAGAAGTTGGACTGGATCCAGAGGCGATAGCTCTCGCTGAAAAAAGAGATGGAGCTCATGATTGTTGTgagaaggagctggatggTCCTGACCGCGGGGATCATTGTTAAAATGCCAGGCGCTGTATGTATCGCTTGCGAAGGGAACTGCTTACAGGATCGCGTAGACCTTGCGAATAAACTGCATACGGATGGGCAGGGTGCCCTCCGCAACGGTGCCGCCAAACTACGGCATACAATCAGCATTGTTATCTATCGGTGAGTTCGGGCTGCACATACCTTGAAGTCGTCGGGGACATTGTCGTCCTCACTGCGAGGCGCATCAGTGCTCGCGGTTGCCTGATAAGATGGCGGGGCCTGAGGGTAGGGTTGATCCTCGAAGGAGTCCCTTTGAGGAGCTGGT carries:
- a CDS encoding Bax inhibitor-1 family protein, translated to MAANARYEPAPQRDSFEDQPYPQAPPSYQATASTDAPRSEDDNVPDDFKFGGTVAEGTLPIRMQFIRKVYAILTIQLLLTTIMSSISFFSESYRLWIQSNFWLMMVSVFGALGFMLVTYWKRKSYPANLLFLSAFTLLEAYSISVVTSFYDARIVIQALILALGIFVALTLFACQTKYDFTNWMPYLFGALWFLILFGFMSAFFPYNSTAELIYGGLAALIFSAYILVDTQLVMRHYHVEEEIAAAISLYLDILNLFLAILRILNNQNNQ
- a CDS encoding DUF1479 domain-containing protein, whose product is MSASKLVSRAAVRAASTPTITSNMTKAAGDISSVFPSLRPDYKPEPLPPRFKELKQKLFEKNEKALVQSWKRLLESLEKEVHEIKVKGSDVIPSVQYADIVSGRVSDRALAEILHRGSVVIRNVIPRKEARGWKNRVEEYVAANKERVKAFPPDSPAVFELYWTPSQAEARAHPNMLETQRFLQRLWHSSDPATRISTRYPLTYADRLRIRQPGDGKFSLGPHVDGGSLERWEDPEYSRVYTKILEGKWEEYDPWDAKHRVSAKMDLYNGAGACSMLRFFQGWLSMSNTGPGEGSLHVCPMLIQSTAYTILRPFFDAKTLQPNLDATFPGSVPGACQEYNPVTHPHLELDTTMVSVPEVEPGDYVAWHCDSLHSVDKEHKGNGDSSVLYIPATPMCEMNVDYLLKQRNAALAYSPPWDFPGAGGPGEAGFKGALDWSSVNSDGLRAMGMGAKPWEVTGDMTEGEKEVVEAANKACFGQA